From the Pseudomonas putida genome, one window contains:
- a CDS encoding glyceraldehyde-3-phosphate dehydrogenase translates to MWKVPVTQKPDQCLGEWIDREALAEAMIPLIGQLYRNNNVVSSIYGRSLINRSVISILKAHRFARHRQTDETELSVHETFPLLKAMSELKLGAASVDLGKLANKFKQEGNGRTAEQFVREELADVVGQQNASARKGTDVVLYGFGRIGRLLARILIEKTGGGDGLRLRAIVVRKGAENDLVKRASLLRRDSVHGPFDGTITIDEANNTLTANGNLIQIIYAKSPSEVDYTQYGIDNALIVDNTGVWRDADGLGQHLACPGAARVILTAPGKGALKNIVHGINHGDITADDKIISAASCTTNAIVPVLKAINDQYGIVNGHVETVHSFTNDQNLIDNFHKGSRRGRAAPLNMVITETGAATAAAKALPVLKGKLTGNAIRVPTPNVSMAILNLNLEKPTTRDEINEYLRQTAMHSELHKQIDYVSSQEVVSTDFVGSRHAGVVDAEATIANDNRVVLYVWYDNEFGYSCQVVRVMEEMSGVNPPAFPR, encoded by the coding sequence ATGTGGAAGGTTCCCGTGACTCAGAAGCCCGACCAGTGTCTTGGTGAGTGGATTGATCGTGAAGCTCTGGCTGAAGCGATGATCCCGCTTATCGGTCAGCTCTACCGCAACAACAACGTGGTGAGCTCGATCTATGGCCGCAGCCTGATCAACCGTTCGGTTATCTCGATCCTCAAAGCTCACCGCTTTGCGCGTCACCGTCAGACCGACGAGACCGAACTGTCCGTACACGAGACATTCCCTCTGCTCAAGGCCATGAGCGAGCTGAAACTGGGCGCCGCTTCGGTCGACCTGGGCAAGCTGGCCAACAAATTCAAGCAGGAAGGCAATGGCCGCACTGCCGAGCAGTTTGTCCGTGAAGAACTGGCCGACGTGGTTGGCCAGCAGAACGCTTCGGCCCGCAAGGGTACCGATGTCGTCCTGTACGGCTTCGGCCGCATCGGCCGCCTGCTGGCGCGCATCCTGATCGAGAAGACCGGTGGCGGCGACGGCCTGCGCCTGCGTGCCATCGTCGTGCGCAAAGGCGCCGAGAACGACCTGGTCAAGCGTGCCAGCCTGCTGCGCCGTGACTCGGTGCATGGCCCGTTCGATGGCACCATCACCATCGACGAAGCCAACAACACCCTCACTGCCAACGGCAACCTGATCCAGATCATCTACGCCAAGAGCCCGAGCGAAGTCGACTACACCCAGTACGGCATCGACAACGCGCTGATCGTCGACAACACCGGTGTGTGGCGTGACGCCGACGGCCTGGGCCAGCACCTGGCTTGCCCGGGCGCTGCCCGCGTGATTCTCACTGCACCTGGCAAGGGCGCACTGAAGAACATCGTGCACGGCATCAACCACGGCGACATCACTGCCGATGACAAGATCATCTCGGCAGCGTCCTGCACCACCAACGCCATCGTGCCGGTGCTCAAAGCCATCAACGACCAGTACGGCATCGTTAACGGCCACGTCGAAACCGTTCACTCGTTCACCAACGACCAGAACCTGATCGACAACTTCCACAAGGGCAGCCGCCGTGGCCGTGCCGCGCCGCTGAACATGGTCATCACCGAAACCGGCGCCGCCACCGCTGCCGCCAAGGCACTGCCAGTGCTGAAGGGCAAGCTGACCGGCAACGCCATTCGCGTTCCGACGCCGAACGTTTCGATGGCCATTCTCAACCTGAACCTCGAGAAGCCGACCACCCGCGACGAGATCAACGAGTACCTGCGCCAGACCGCCATGCACTCGGAACTGCACAAGCAGATCGACTACGTCAGCTCGCAGGAAGTGGTTTCGACCGACTTCGTAGGTTCGCGCCACGCTGGTGTTGTGGATGCCGAGGCGACCATCGCCAACGACAACCGCGTTGTCCTGTACGTCTGGTACGACAACGAATTCGGCTACAGCTGCCAGGTCGTTCGCGTGATGGAAGAAATGTCGGGTGTGAACCCGCCAGCGTTTCCACGCTGA
- a CDS encoding FAD:protein FMN transferase — MLLTACNQGPTLERLGGPTMGSSYSIQYVREPGGPAPAQVQAAVESLLNDIDQHYSTYRSDSTVSQFNLLPANQCTALPPDMLELVAFGQHLAELSDGAFDLTVEPLLDLWGFGPQARHEQVPDHQALAQARQRVGYHHLRVDGQALCKDAPVQLDFNSIAAGHAVDLIAERLRAMGVASFVAEATGELKAVGRKPDGSPWRIALELPREDRQIARQIIAVNGLGVSTSGDYRHYFEENGRRYSHTFDARLGRPVDHDLAAVTVLDASALQADGYSTLLLILGPERGWDFAVAHDLAAVLVTRAEGGFVSRATPAFEQAVKGD; from the coding sequence ATGCTCCTCACCGCCTGTAACCAGGGCCCGACCCTGGAACGCCTGGGCGGCCCGACCATGGGCAGCAGCTACAGCATCCAGTACGTCCGCGAACCCGGCGGCCCGGCCCCGGCCCAGGTTCAGGCGGCGGTCGAGAGCCTGCTCAACGACATCGATCAGCATTACTCGACCTACCGCAGCGACTCCACGGTCAGCCAGTTCAACCTGCTGCCCGCCAACCAGTGCACGGCCTTGCCGCCCGACATGCTCGAACTGGTCGCCTTCGGCCAGCACCTGGCCGAGCTGAGCGACGGCGCTTTCGACCTCACCGTCGAGCCGCTGCTCGACCTCTGGGGCTTCGGCCCGCAGGCCCGCCACGAACAGGTACCCGACCACCAGGCCCTGGCCCAGGCTCGCCAGCGGGTCGGCTATCACCATCTGCGCGTCGACGGCCAGGCCCTGTGCAAGGACGCCCCGGTCCAACTGGACTTCAACAGCATCGCCGCTGGCCACGCCGTCGACCTGATCGCCGAGCGCCTGCGCGCCATGGGCGTGGCCAGTTTCGTCGCCGAAGCCACCGGCGAGCTCAAGGCCGTGGGCCGCAAGCCCGATGGCAGCCCTTGGCGCATCGCCCTGGAACTGCCCCGCGAAGACCGCCAGATCGCCCGCCAGATCATTGCGGTCAATGGCCTGGGGGTATCGACCTCGGGTGACTATCGCCACTATTTCGAGGAGAATGGCCGGCGCTATTCACACACCTTCGATGCCCGCCTGGGGCGCCCCGTCGATCACGACCTGGCCGCGGTCACCGTGCTCGATGCCTCGGCGCTGCAGGCCGATGGCTATTCGACCCTGCTGTTGATCCTGGGGCCGGAGCGCGGCTGGGACTTCGCCGTGGCCCATGATCTGGCTGCGGTATTGGTGACTCGGGCCGAGGGTGGCTTCGTCTCCCGAGCGACCCCTGCATTCGAGCAGGCGGTGAAAGGCGATTGA